The following are encoded together in the Flavobacterium sp. TR2 genome:
- a CDS encoding DUF6438 domain-containing protein, which translates to MKNICIALLFGFMSCSLFKKNDHNEVAKKEDLNILSNKIDSLETTADVIEFAKTVNPKFKSYRAGNMRIKSTDSIANDLNCNGIFKKWNVLNWEKKDLNNDGKTDLIFHAYWYNNYYPYAIMDMGSNVFKLFGFSTGSIDDCEFIKPFKIGNSNELHFLHSKSIPNNGFTDLPRVMQIDTLTYKFNDFIEINTGNKLRYDVISIEINTNGCFGDCPSYDLKINQDGQADFKGKSFMNFEGSSTKKIALSYFTELVKILEYIKVKELNNNYDVDWTDSQTTILKITFSDGSVKEIRDYGMQGTFGLRLIYSNLFKIASATNWE; encoded by the coding sequence ATGAAAAATATTTGTATTGCGTTACTTTTCGGTTTCATGAGTTGCTCATTATTTAAAAAAAATGATCATAACGAAGTTGCAAAAAAAGAAGATTTAAACATTCTAAGTAATAAAATAGACAGTTTAGAGACAACTGCTGATGTAATTGAATTTGCCAAAACAGTCAATCCAAAATTTAAAAGCTATAGGGCTGGAAATATGAGAATTAAATCCACAGATTCAATAGCTAACGATTTAAATTGCAATGGTATATTCAAAAAATGGAATGTTTTAAATTGGGAAAAAAAAGACTTGAATAATGATGGCAAAACAGATTTAATCTTTCACGCATATTGGTATAATAATTACTATCCTTATGCAATTATGGATATGGGCAGTAATGTCTTTAAATTATTTGGATTCTCAACAGGATCAATAGATGACTGTGAATTCATTAAACCGTTTAAAATTGGAAATAGTAACGAACTGCATTTCTTACATTCAAAATCAATTCCGAATAATGGGTTCACCGATTTACCAAGAGTCATGCAAATTGACACTCTAACTTATAAATTTAATGACTTTATTGAGATAAATACTGGCAATAAACTTCGATATGATGTTATATCCATAGAAATAAATACAAATGGTTGTTTTGGAGATTGTCCTTCCTATGACTTAAAAATTAACCAAGATGGGCAAGCAGATTTTAAAGGGAAAAGTTTTATGAATTTTGAAGGAAGTTCAACAAAAAAAATTGCCTTATCTTATTTTACAGAACTTGTCAAAATATTAGAATACATTAAAGTAAAAGAACTTAATAATAATTATGATGTCGATTGGACAGATAGCCAAACTACTATTCTAAAAATAACTTTTTCCGATGGGAGTGTTAAAGAAATTAGAGATTATGGAATGCAAGGCACCTTTGGTTTACGTTTGATCTATTCTAATTTATTTAAAATTGCAAGTGCAACAAATTGGGAATAG
- a CDS encoding DUF2007 domain-containing protein has product MIEIFKGSYMEAMNIKNLLENNGISVFTANEYMSNIQPWSVSAGGNGAAILKVLEENLAKSKKIIDACNEGEYDFNV; this is encoded by the coding sequence ATGATTGAAATTTTTAAAGGCTCTTATATGGAAGCGATGAATATTAAAAATTTATTAGAGAATAACGGCATTTCAGTTTTTACCGCCAATGAATATATGTCAAATATCCAGCCGTGGTCTGTTTCTGCTGGAGGCAATGGCGCTGCAATTTTAAAAGTACTTGAAGAAAATTTGGCAAAAAGCAAAAAAATAATTGACGCTTGCAATGAAGGAGAATACGATTTTAATGTGTAA